Sequence from the Hylaeus volcanicus isolate JK05 chromosome 1, UHH_iyHylVolc1.0_haploid, whole genome shotgun sequence genome:
TGTATTGGTATAAAAAAATCCTGTTCCAAGTTGTAAACTCTTTCTAAATAGGAAAGACGATAAAGTCTTAACAATGATAAAATCTTAACACAGAAATTTCTTGAAAGAATTCGCGTCCTGTACTCGCAATCCCTCCTATCTCCCCAGAACTCCGTGTTTCTACTTTCTCGACAACCAACAGAAATTCCCGTGTCCGCAAGAAGCAATAAGTCGTTGTACCGTGTCACCTTGGATACTTATTCAGCTTTCGGTTACAGACGTGATCGCGACACCGGTGGTATACTCCGCCCAGACCCTGACGGGCGCGCTGATAGGAACGTGCTTCTTCTCCCTGGTCGCTGGCTTCGCATCGGGCTTCTGGTTCTCGCAGAGGTTGCGCGGTGCCCCTTATCCGGAGCCACCCGAGCAACGCCAGCAGCTGAACCGACTGACCGAGAGCTCCGAGTCGCCCGGCTTCAACAACAAGTCCATCAACCTGGTGCTGAACGTTCCGCCGAAGAACCCGAACGGCAAAAACGCGAACTCTTCCGCGGAGAACAAGCCGGTGCAAAAGGTGAAGAAGACGTACATATGATACAGAAGACGACACAGGGCCGTCTGAGGCTTGCCGCAGGACCCGACGGGTTCCGGCtcatcttcttcctcttctttctccGATCTTGCGACATCGGACGGTcgcaacgacgacgacgacgacgacgatgacgacgacgacgcggaGAACGACGACGAGAGCCAGCAACCGGCACGCATCAGCACCAGCTGCATGCTCGATCGTCGAACAAACAGACTCGACGAAGACCCCTATGAGACCGTGATCGGCGACGAGAGGTCCCTGGAGTTCCTCGCGACGCCTAGAGACACGTACGACTCGCGATCGGTGTCGAGGATCGCCGATTATAGGAGGCGATACGACGAGTTCGAAGGTCGCGAATACACCGAGACCACGTTGACGGAGCCCGTCAGCGAACTGCACGACTACAACAGCAGCAGTGCGAACAGCCTCGACGATCTCTGCCGCGGTCATCAACGGATGATCGCCGATTTCAATCGTCCCGAGACGACCAACACCCACGATCATTACATGGTGCCCACTCGCGATCCACGCGAGCTGAACGAGAGAATCCTGTCGCTCTTCAATCCACAGTTCCTACCGAACTTCAACGACATGATCATGTACGTGGCCAGCCAGGTCGACGCCAGGCGAAGCCCGCCCCCCAGGTCGCGATCCATGGCCGAAGGGGACGATCGCTTCTTCAGGAGCTCCAGCTACCGCAAGAAACGCGTCGGGGCAAGCTCGATGTTTTTCCGACGCGGATTGACTTACGAGGCGGCGCACAAGTGACACCGGGTGTTCATTCTCGGACTGAAGCAAAGGATTCACGGCTGGATCGACGGGGCAAAACTTGAGAGCGTCTCGTCGTCGGGATGAACGATCAATGAAGAAAATACCTGATAAGGTCGACTCCTTGCGTCTGTTCAAGCGGAGTTTCACTGATCCGTTGTATAGGTAACCTCGACGGGACTCTCGTTGGCGCTTTAACGTACTATGGTGTCTTCTAGTTTACACCAGCTGGCGTTGATGTGTCTTTTTGTCAAAGAGagtcgagaaaatcgactcCCGGAATCGAACGATGACCGAAACGGGCGTCAAAGTGTCGAGAAGATCAAGTGAACGGTATACCTAGTGTCGGCGTTACGCAAACTCTCGGACGTGATGTCTCCCCAAGGAATACGGGATCTCTTTTTCGTCGTAGTTCGTCGCGGAGAACGAGCCTGCTTCCCACGAACAGAGACACACACGaacgttgaattatttttttaaacaatgctCTCTCCGACTGTCTTATCGCGCGACGGACGCAACGAAGGCACTCGGGGACTAATTACGCGCAGAACCCGAACCCTGGTTCCTCGGGTTCTTCCTTTCCGTTTTCTCAGCAGTACGGCAATGGAGGGATACGCACGGGTGGTGAGAGGATACGAGCAACAACGATGGTAACGAAGGATCGACTCGTAGTTGTGCAATGTGATACGATCAGAGGAGACTGTGTTCGTAGCAGTGACCTGCTTAGGTGCTTAGGACCGCGgtgattttttcaacgaaaaggGAAAGTCTTGGCGCGGGCCGTCGTTTCTCGAGCTTCTTATTGAGTTTTGAGTTCGGTGCTCAAAGTGGACTGCAAAAGGCGGGGGCGATTAACTCTTTGTGGTCAAAACCCGGGATATTTCTGACGTGAGGATGCGAACGTTGTTTAGGTAGGGAAACCTAACACtgtatgtattacttgttGCGTCAATGTAATGAGAAAACTCCGTCTGATTATTAACATATTCAGGTGAAccgaaaaatgttcaaatatttcttctttgtatGTTCTTTTTGGTAATTATGTAGATGATTGACAGCCTTACCGATTTCTATGATCTTATTTAGCCTGTTTAAGACATTAGAAGTTTTCCGAGAACCGCCcaaaaattacttgaaaaatataactTATTACAATTAACGTGTATtccttaaaaatgaaaataatccaTGCTTTGTTCTTTAATCCCTTGAACGGCGAATTTTTATATGgattttgttttgatttaacgaatacacAGTaaccaaagcaatttttatctgtaaatcgattttgacATACCTGTGtcactttaatattgtatattttttaattctaaaacgTATTGTGATTGTAAATAACGGTAATTAGATACAATAGTAAATTTACACATAGGTGTCAGTATTATGACACATGAATTTTACATGaagataacaattattttccataaattaaaGTTCGTAATCAatggtgaaaaagaaaatatttatatcggtGAAACGATTTTGATCTTTCTATGAaagatttcatatttttgaggaagtgaaaataattatattttgtgtaaaacaaaataatgacAGAATCAcgcgaatttaaattttcccaTGATTTTTCTAACACAATTATTTGGTGGTACTTAATATACAATATGAAAGAGTTATTTACAACCTACAAAATGATACATCttacatgaaatttaaatacttgtatATAGTTAAAGAATTCGTTGAAATGAAACATaagatgaaacttttaattgattttagtattttgaaggtaaaaattgtttccaaatttatcggatttcattcaaattatgtataaataaaatacaaatgctTCATATGATGGAAgcattaatacaaaaattgaaaaagtcaGCAGCTTCTTAGACTATATTGAAACTAAGTTCAAAGactatttttttccaaataagaAGATTTCGCTCAGCGTATTAAtcgtaaaattcaaacgatgaataacattttattcgtataatttacAACTCAAAAAaccaataaaaaaacaagGAATTCGCATTGGTTGTCTGTAATACATTgtacaaaagaaaactattGGCAAATCCATTAGATATAAAATGTCTAATAtcatgataataaattaaatgcatataaattaaacgaacttgcttaaataaaatttatacgttTCTTTAGCTAATAATTGTCTGATCGCGTGCTATCCAAAAATAGTTCAAATTGATATGACCACAAAGAGTTGTAGGAACCATGGATGCAacgatttttcttgaaataatcTATACAACTATCGCTGTTTGAGTGATAATTGTATACTGTGTGGATAATTGTTAAGTGACAATATAGCGTTGCAATATGTACAGCTATCGTTGCGACTTAATGTACGATTTGGGGCTTGCTTGGACTGACAACTTTCTTTTGAACCACGATTTGGTTGAAGTTGTTTCACTAAAGAGCCTTGAATCAAGATTTTATAGACTCCTAGGCTACAACTACAGtgacattttcaattatatttttaaatggggAAAGAATACTTGGATTTACTTGTACGAGACCAGGAACGACTACAATTCAAGTATTTGCTTTTGCATATAATATCTTGGAAACatcaatatttagaaattattagcAATGTCGGTATTGATTACCATGATAACAAATCTATTTAGTCATCCTGTGTATATTTAGAAACTCTTCTTTCCAGTTACATTTGTTATCATCGAACACAAGTAAACATGTAATACTATTTTAACATCAGGGAATGAAGATAGTAGTCCATTGTTTACTACCAAAATGTAGATATCAGAAGCTTGTAATGGTTCGTGCACAAGCTAGAACTCATCGCATTGCTTCAAATTAACTCTCCATTGCGTAACCTTATACGACAATGCTTTTGATGGTACAGGTTTCGTAATTGTGGTAAACAGCATTGTCTTATTATGAATCAAATTCAACAGTCCGAACGAACTCTAATCGTACAGTAAATCGTTGCATCCATTTCTATTCTAAACGCGACTAGGGAAGAGTTTGAAAAACGTCGATCCGCCAAGGGACGTTTCCATCGTTCACGCGAGACGAGGGCGTGCCTTCCGTATATTAATTGTTGGCAAATTTCTGACCTATAACAGAAACAGGAGAATGCGGGCCGGTTTAGATTCGGGCAAGTGCCTCATTTATGCATTTCGTTTAAGATATTCGATAGGAAGGGACGAtgtgagaaagaaagagagtgagagagagagagaaagagagcgagaaagagagagagagactaATGTAAGACTTATTACGAGTATTGTTGTGCACTTATTGCCGTGCTGTGAGTATTGGTAAATAGCAAGAGAGAATCGTGGTACCGAAGCACGCTATTAGTAAAGAAACATTGCCGCGTTTTGTGGTGTTTTCGAGAAGTATGTATTTTTGGCTGGGACGTGTTAAATCGATATATACCTGTTTGACAAGTGTTTCGTGAAAGGTGTTGGGAGgttttttaatgtaaacgaAGAACTCGCGTTGAAAATGAGTCGTTCGACTCCGTTTATCGACGATCTTGCAAAGGATGAACGGAAGTAAGGTTCTTGGACAAAATGGAGAACGTCTCGGGATCTGTTCAAATTTTAACTGCGCGAGCATGCGAAATTATTCGAGCGATTTCGAATCTTATTATTAGCTTAAAACGAACGTACGttagaatgtttttaatattatcatatcGATAACCTGAAAGTGTCGATGTACGTGTCAGATTTGAAGAATGTCTGtcgatgtaaataatattcgcAAGTAACTGACTAGAAACATCGACTACAAGTATTCAGATTATTAGATAATAATGGTACATGTATTAAAGGTTGAGTGTAGAAACGAATTCTGtgtctttatattcaatcatttataacccTAATGTAACCCACGcaattttgttatgttaaaGTATCAACTTTCTAAGTTGTCGTATAACTTCCATTACAATAAATCTGTATATTGCATAACCTAAGTCTTAGCCTATCACgacatatgtatgtgtataagTTTTGTGGCCacaaaattttacttattattattctaacaaattacaagtatatttgataattacagtaattgtaaaagaataataagcaaaatttgatggCTACTAAAGTTCGTATATGTAGATGCATTGCAATGGCCATCAGGTTAAGACTTAGATTATGTGTATAATTACATTGTAATGGAAATCAGAGTGAGGACTTGGAAAGTTGATACTTTAATGTGCCAAATTGACAAGTAATTATCTGTTCAAATTAGAGTTATAAgtgatttaatataaaggcacaaaataattctacTCCTAAcggttaatttttaatatttttaccacTTATCACGTATCGTAAACGCCGTTGCATGCCGTGCGCCATTTTTCAATAGTAGTTTGATTTGTATTATTCCAAACTTCTAGAACTTTCTTTGAGTActcctttgaaattaatagtaaagttatttaaccctttgtaaaTTTCTGTCCATAAATCTAGATCCACTTTGGAGTGGAGTTTTCAAAACGCAGAAGGTGTAGAACATGCATTCTTTCGCAATAGGGACAGTATGCATCGGATGCTTGTCTtgtactaaataaaattatttagtaacttcaacattttcgtagtttgttttaattctatttcaaagcatgtatatatttacattcatttgCAATCCTATCGGTAACCACGAAATTCCTAGCGTCTATGTCTTCCAATTCTATCATGTGCatgtttttccaaatttaatcgCAAAAtgcatacagtgggtgtagaaagtattcgtacaccgatcaatttccaaaaaaactgtgtaaaattataatttattaatttat
This genomic interval carries:
- the LOC128883181 gene encoding uncharacterized protein LOC128883181, translating into MLDRRTNRLDEDPYETVIGDERSLEFLATPRDTYDSRSVSRIADYRRRYDEFEGREYTETTLTEPVSELHDYNSSSANSLDDLCRGHQRMIADFNRPETTNTHDHYMVPTRDPRELNERILSLFNPQFLPNFNDMIMYVASQVDARRSPPPRSRSMAEGDDRFFRSSSYRKKRVGASSMFFRRGLTYEAAHK